The genomic stretch CTGGAGTCGAGGTAGTCATGGGCAATCCGGGTAAGCCAAATCTTGTACAGAGGATCTATTTTACCCGTTTTGTCCCGCTGGGGCTGGGCTCAGGACAACTCGGACTGAATCAGCCGTTTTATTGCCATCGAAATCTAACCAAGCCTTATTTTCAAAGTCATACAGCTTGCACTTTCGGGCTGTATCGAAATACCAGGCCCAAGAGAACTTTTGAACAAAAATACGCTCTGGAAGGATGGTTTCAAGGGTATTTTGGGCTTCTTGGAGGCGATATAGGGGAACGCTCATATCTACGTGGTGGGCGGTGTGCTCCATGATATGGTGCATCAAAGAGCCCCAAACCCAGTTAAAGGTCAGATGAACTGTAGTGGACACAAAAGGCTGGGCACGCAACCACTCGGATTTCTTGTCATACCAAGAAACTTTTGGATGGGTATGGTGAACATAAACCACAAAGCCGATCATCCCGTTCCAGAATAAGAAGGGAATAGCAAAGCCGGTGATCAGGCCAAGCCAAACTGATTGACCGGTGGCAAGGGCGCCAGCAATGAGGCAAGCAATCCAAACTATGGCAAAACCAGTCACCAACAGGTTGTCCTTCAGGAAAATTGGACGATCGCCTGGCTTGTTTTTAGCATTTGGGAAGTACTCGCGTCTCCACCAGATTTCAATCAGGTAATAGAAAACTGGACCCCAGCCGCTACGGTAAAGACGCTCTAGCGCTTTGCGCCATGCAGGCAGAGCATCAAATTCGGCTTTTGATAGAGGGGCCCAGACGAAGTCAAAGCCCTTAAGGTTGGTTTGCCCGTGGTGAACCACGTTGTGGCCTACATCCCATAAGCTATATGGGGTTAAGGACGGCAAGAATGCAATACGACCCAAGACTTTATTGAGTTCGCGGTGTGGTGTGTAGCTTTGGTGGCAGGCATCATGACCCAAAATGAAGATTCGACCAGTAACGAAGCCAGCAACTAAGCCCAAGATGATCTTGATCAGAATGCTTTCAACAAAAATAGTCCCAGCAATACAGCCCAGCCACAAAGCTGCGTCCAAAACCAGAAGCGCGATTGCCTTTGCTGTTTGCCCTTCAGCCATTGGGATTAGCCAGCTGCGGATGACTTTACGATGCGGCAATGGAAGATCAGGGGCCAAAGGATTGGCCATAGATGGTTCGGAGAGTGCTGGATTTATGTGGTTTGACATGATAAGAATCAATAAGTTAGGTGCAAATGATAGCCTTTTTCACGAATTTACGCATGATATAGGTCAAAAACCCCCGTGTTTTGGTGCGCCCGGCAGGAATCGAACCTGCGACCCTTGGCTTCGGAGGCCAATACTCTATCCACTGAGCTACGGGCGCCAGTAGGAAATTCGCTAACTACGCCATTGTAAGTGCCTATACCCTCCCGGTCTCGTTATAATCACGGCAAAGTAACCTTTCAACCCGTCAAACGATAAAAGTCCTATGAGCGAAGCGCACGGCAACCTAATTAAGTCCCCTAAACAACTAATCATCATGGTGTTTGCTAGCTTTTTTGTGCCACTGATTATTATTTTGTTACTAATGGTGTTTGTAAATAACGGCAAGCGTACGGATGCTGAAGCATCTGCCGAGGTATTGATTAAACCCGTTGCAAAATTAAACTTTAAAGATGCTAGCAAGCCGCGTGAGTTGCAAACTGGTGAGCAGGTATATAAGGCAGTCTGTGCATCATGCCATGCAAGTGGTGCTGCTGGTGCACCGAAGTTTGGCGATACTGCCGCTTGGAGCGCTCGTCTAGGCAAGGGTTATGACGGCTTATTGACCTCAGTAGTCAAAGGCAAAGGTGCAATGCCAGCCAGAGGTGGAGCGAGTCCAGCCGATATTAGTGATTATGAATTGGGCCGCGCTGTAGCCTACTTGGCAAATTCTGCTGGTGGTACATTGCCAGAGCCTAAGGCTCCCAATCCCCCTGCCGCTAAATAATTTTTAGCACATTCGAAAAAGCTGGCTACCTGCCAGCTTTTTTATTGTCCATCAGCTTGGCCTTTAGCATCAAGCGCAACCTGGTAGGCATCTTTCTTGCTCAGCCCTAGAGTTTGTGCGAGTACAGCGGCAATTTCCTTGCTACCTAAATAAGGGCTTAGAGCATTTGCCCACACCAATAGCGTGGAGTGCTCTGGGGCTTCATCGGCATTAGCCTGGCGGCCAGCTACCAAAACAATAAATTCACCCTTGAGGCTTTCTGCTTTATCAAGCCATGCGGGAACATCTGCAGCAGTGAGTGAGACGAGTTGCTCAAATTTTTTAGTAAGCTCCCTGCCCACCAGTATCTGCCGTTCTGGTTCCAGCTCTTTGTTAATCATCATCAGCGTTTCGCGGATTTGATGTGGCGATTCAAAAAAAATGCTTGCCTTTGAATTACTTCGAATGTCTTTGATGAACGTGCTTCGCTCTTTTGCTTTGTTGGGCCAGAAGCCGAGAAACTGAAAGCGTCCTTCCGATGGCAGCATTACTGAGCCACTGGCAGAGATGGCAGAAGATACTGCGCTAGCACCGGGTATGGGGATAATTCGAAAGCCTGCTTTTTGAACCGCATTTACCAGGCGTGCACCTGGGTCAGAAACGCCTGGAGTGCCAGCATCTGAAACATAGGCCCAACGTTCGTTTTGAGAAAGATGCTCAATAATATTTTGAGCGCCAGCAATTTCATTGTGCTCATGCAGGGCGACACATTTTTTATGAATCCCAAAGTGTTGAAGCAGGGGCGCGCTATGCCTAGTGTCTTCACAGGCAATACCATCCACGGAATTTAGGACGTGCAGCGCGCGTAAGGTGATATCCCCTAAATTACCAATAGGGGTGGCAACCATATACAGGGCTCCCGCAGGAAGATCCTGCTGTTTTAAAAAGTCAAAGGAGCTTAATTCCATAGGGCAATCTTTGTGAAAGAGATCTCGATAGCTAAGAGCATACGTCTCTTTTGAATTCGGGGGCAGCCTAGACATCTTGTGCTTATTTTGGCGCATAATAATGTGATGGATAAAGATACCCTTGAACGGCTTCGCGCTCGCGCATCCCAACATTTCTTGGACAGCATTGCAGTAAAGCAAGAAGCTGAAAAAATACTTCCAGAGCAAATTGCGCGCGGCATAGTCGCTATGACAGACTGTTTGCGTGCCGGTGGAAAAGTGATGGCTTGCGGCAATGGCGGATCAGCTGCGGACGCACAACATTTTGCTGCCGAGTTGATTGGTCGCTTTGAGAGAGAGCGACAAGAGTTAGCTGCGATTGCATTGACAACCGATACTTCAATTTTGACCGCAGTCGGAAACGATTACAGTTATGACGAGATCTTTAGCAAGCAAGTACGCGGCCTTGGAAAAAAAAGCGACATCTTAATTGGCATTTCTACTTCAGGAAATTCAAAAAACGTAGTGAAGGCTATTGAGGCTGCAAAAAAAATGGGGATCAAAATTATTGCCCTGACTGGTAATGGCGGTGGAAAAATTGCAAGCCTATTGGATGCGGATGATATTCATCTATGTGCACCCTCCACTCGTACTGCACGTATTCAAGAAACGCATTTAGTTTTACTTCACGCGCTATGTGATGGCGTAGACCATTTATTGCTTGATTAATAGTTTCACTAATTAGAAAGTTCTTACATGCGAAATACACCCACCATCAAACTCTTTGCTGCACTTTTGATTGCATCATTTTTATCTGGTTGCGGAGTGTTGGCTGTTGGTGGTGTTGTGGCAGGCGCGAGTGTTATGGCTGATCGTCGTACGCCAGCAGTTCAGGCAATCGATAAGGGTATTGAGTTGGAGGCAGGAAATGCTCTGTCCAAACGTTATGGCGATGATGCGCACATCAATGTCACCTCATTCAATCAAAAGGTATTGTTAACTGGCGAGGTGAAAGATGCCGATATTAAAGGCCAGGCTGGTGCTTATGTAAAGGCGATGAAGAATGCGCGTTCCGTTTTTAATGAATTGATCATTGGACCAAATAGCTCTTATACAGCTCGCGCGAACGATACTTTCCTTGAATCCAAAATCAAAACACAAATGATTTTTACCGATAAGCTGCCATCCAATTCGATGGCGATTGTTGCTGAAGGTAGTAGCGTTTATTTGATGGGAATTCTGACGCAAAATGAAGCAGCAATTGCCAAGAAAGTAGCAAGCAACGCTGACGGTGTAAAAGATGTTTACGCCTATTTCGATATTATTTCTGAGGCAGAAAAAGTGCGCCTAGAAAAACAAGGCAAGGCGGATGAGTCTCAGCCTAACTCTGCTCCAAAGCAGTAAGTTGTTTTGGTAGTAAGTCAGAAAAATTATTTTTTGAGATCAGATGTGAAATTTTTTTTGCTCGCCACCCTCCTCTCAATTTTCTCTGCAAGTGCGACCGCGGATGATGCAAAGGCATTCGCACTTGCAAAACAAAGTGCTTGCTTAGGGTGCCATGCAAAAGATAAAAAAATTGTGGGACCAAGTTTTCAGGCGATTGCAAAAAAATATGCGAATGACCCTGGGGCAACAGTGTTTTTAAAAAACAAAATTATTAAAGGTGGCTCTGGATCTTGGGGTGTTGTGCCTATGCCAGCAAATGCGAAGTTAAGCGATGCCGATGTATCTTTATTGACAGGCTGGATTTTGCGCGGAGCGCCTAGCGCAAATTAAGTTGGGCGAACTAGAGGTTTGCCTAGAAACCAGGACCACGCATCATTTGAGCGCTTGAAATTTTCTTTCAGCGCATAGTCAAAGTCAGCCCATTGCTCATTGGCAGCTTCTTCAACAATTGTGCCGGGATTTGCGGGCGGTAATTTCAAGTAAGCATCTGCATCGCCATATGCATATTCAACGCGCATTCCAGCCTTTTGAGCCAGATGCATCATGGCTCTATTATTTGCTAGGCAGTGCACAAACAAGGTTTCGATACGAGTATTGCGTGAGTGCACTGAAGCGCGTGCCAGCAATGCTGTGCCTATGCCCTTTCCACGCCCAGTCGAGAGCACAGACACACCAAACTCTGCGGCCCGTGGCTGATCTTTGATCTTTGGTAAATAGGCCAAATGCGCCATGCCAATCAGGTTTAGCCCTGAATCAAAGCTACCAAAAACGGTATCCCTATTGAAATCTAGCCCATCTACATAATGATGAATAACCTCATCAGGCGTTTGAGTGCCAAAGCGTAGACGGCGATCCTCTTCACTTAGAAGTAAAAGATGACGCAATATCTCACACTTGTGTCCAGCATGTAATTCACGAACAGGAACAACTGAGCCTGCCGTATATGGCTTGCTAGGTAAGTGATTGGTCGCTAATTTATGGTGCATTGCAGTATCTTAGCAGAAATCACTAAAATATTCAGGGTTTTCCCTAGGTTTATGTAATTTCTGGGGTGAGAACGAATGGATGGCTAAAAACTGCGGGTTTACCGCCATTTTTTTATGCCCTATGCATCAAAATACGTAAATTTTGAAAAAAAGTTCAAAATTTTTTTCAATCTCTATCCCATTGTTTTTAATGGGTTTATTTGAAAAGTAAGAAAAAACTTTGAGTTTTTAAAGAAAAAGACTACGAAAGGTGTTGACAGACCCAAATACGTGGGATATAGTCTCATCTCTCTGCTGAATGTTTTTAAGAAATACGAAACAAGTCAGCCCTCTTTAAAAATTAGTCAACCGATAATTGTGGGTACTAAGTGAAAGCATCAAGTCCTTCGGGACAGATGTAAATAAATAGTACTCATAGACAGTAAAAAGATTTGGTTTTATTACCAAGTCAATTTCTTGAATGAGTGCGACGATCCGCAAGGATCACAGGAATTGAACTGAAGAGTTTGATCCTGGCTCAGATTGAACGCTGGCGGCATGCCTTACACATGCAAGTCGAACGGCAGCACGGGTGCTTGCACCTGGTGGCGAGTGGCGAACGGGTGAGTAATACATCGGAACGTACCTTATCGTGGGGGATAACGCAGCGAAAGCTGTGCTAATACCGCATACGCCCTGAGGGGGAAAGCGGGGGATCGAAAGACCTCGCGCGATTAGAGCGGCCGATGCCTGATTAGCTTGTTGGTGGGGTAAAAGCCCACCAAGGCGACGATCAGTAGCTGGTCTGAGAGGACGATCAGCCACACTGGGACTGAGACACGGCCCAGACTCCTACGGGAGGCAGCAGTGGGGAATTTTGGACAATGGGGGAAACCCTGATCCAGCAATGCCGCGTGAGTGAAGAAGGCCTTCGGGTTGTAAAGCTCTTTTGTCAGGGAAGAAACACCGGCTCTAACACAGTCCGGGAATGACGGTACCTGAAGAATAAGCACCGGCTAACTACGTGCCAGCAGCCGCGGTAATACGTAGGGTGCGAGCGTTAATCGGAATTACTGGGCGTAAAGCGTGCGCAGGCGGTTATACAAGACAGGCGTGAAATCCCCGGGCTTAACCTGGGAATGGCGCCTGTGACTGTATAGCTAGAGTGTGTCAGAGGGGGGTAGAATTCCACGTGTAGCAGTGAAATGCGTAGATATGTGGAGGAATACCAATGGCGAAGGCAGCCCCCTGGGATAACACTGACGCTCATGCACGAAAGCGTGGGGAGCAAACAGGATTAGATACCCTGGTAGTCCACGCCCTAAACGATGCTGACTAGTTGTTCGGGATTTACATCCTGAGTAACGTAGCTAACGCGTGAAGTCAGCCGCCTGGGGAGTACGGTCGCAAGATTAAAACTCAAAGGAATTGACGGGGACCCGCACAAGCGGTGGATGATGTGGATTAATTCGATGCAACGCGAAAAACCTTACCTACCCTTGACATGTCACTAACGAAGTAGAGATACATTAGGTGCCCGTAAGGGAAAGTGAACACAGGTGCTGCATGGCTGTCGTCAGCTCGTGTCGTGAGATGTTGGGTTAAGTCCCGCAACGAGCGCAACCCTTGTCTTTAGTTGCTACGCAAGAGCACTCTAAAGAGACTGCCGGTGACAAACCGGAGGAAGGTGGGGATGACGTCAAGTCCTCATGGCCCTTATGGGTAGGGCTTCACACGTCATACAATGGTGCATACAGAGGGTTGCCAACCCGCGAGGGGGAGCTAATCTCAGAAAATGCATCGTAGTCCGGATCGTAGTCTGCAACTCGACTACGTGAAGCTGGAATCGCTAGTAATCGCGGATCAGAATGTCGCGGTGAATACGTTCCCGGGTCTTGTACACACCGCCCGTCATACCATGGGAGTGGGTTTTGCCAGAAGCCGTTAGCCTAACCGCAAGGAGGGCGACTGCCACGGCAGGGTTCATGACTGGGGTAAAGTCGTAACAAGGTAGCCGTATCGGAAGGTGCGGCTGGATCACCTCCTTTCTAGAGAAAGATGCTGGAGCTCTAGTGCCCACACTTATCGGTTGACAATAAAAGCCACGGGTCTGTAGCTCAGCTGGTTAGAGCACTGTGTTGATAACGCAGGGGTCGTAGGTTCAAGTCCTACCAGACCCACCACCAGCCAGAAACAAGACTTAGTGGGACGTTGGGGGATTAGCTCAGCTGGGAGAGCACCTGCTTTGCAAGCAGGGGGTCGTCGGTTCGATCCCGTCATCCTCCACCATCATCTAAATGTCAAAACTAAGCGAAGACTTAATCGTTTAGTTTTGCCATTTATGGCTGTTCTTTAAAAATTTGAGTAAGCAAAGTGTCAAATGTTTCTTTGAGAGGACATTTGACAATGTAATAAGGGTAAAGATTGAATCATCAATCAGTAATACAAACGAGTTTTACCAAGTTCTTAACAAAGTACTTACAGTTTGGATTACGGCAAACATGTCAGAAGTAGAAGTAAACCTGTAACAGGTACTAGCAATGGTGCTCGTTATAGGATCAAGTGAATAAGTGCACATGATGGATGCCTTGGCGATTACAGGCGACGAAAGACGTTATAACCTGCGATAAGCCCCGGGGAGCTGGTAAATAAGCTTTGATCCGGGGATTTCTGAATGGGGAAACCCACCACTTTTGTGGTATCCATACCTGAATACATAGGGTATGAGAAGCGAACCTTGTGAACTGAAACATCTAAGTAGCAAGAGGAAAAGACATCAACCGAGATTCCCAGAGTAGTGGCGAGCGAAATGGGAACAGCCTTCTAGTGATAGCTCAGTAATTAACAGAACGGAATGGAAAGTCCGACAATAAAGGGTGATAGTCCCGTATGTGAAAATTATTGGGTGGTACTAGGCTAGAGACAAGTAGGGCGGGACACGTGAAATCCTGTCTGAATATGGGGGGACCATCCTCCAAGGCTAAATACTCGTAATCGACCGATAGTGAACAAGTACCGTGAGGGAAAGGCGAAAAGAACCCCGGGAGGGGAGTGAAATAGATCCTGAAATTGTGTGCATACAAACAGTAGGAGCCTCGTAAGGGGTGACTGCGTACCTTTTGTATAATGGGTCAGCGACTTACATTCAGTAGCAAGCTTAACCGAATAGGGAAGGCGTAGCGAAAGCGAGTCCGAATAGGGCGCTAGTTGCTGGGTGTAGACCCGAAACCAGTTGATCTATCCATGGCCAGGTTGAAGGTGCGGTAACACGTACTGGAGGACCGAACCCACTAACGTTGAAAAGTTAGGGGATGAGCTGTGGATAGGGGTGAAAGGCTAAACAAAACTGGAAATAGCTGGTTCTCTCCGAAAACTATTTAGGTAGTGCCTCGTGTATCACTGTAGGGGGTAGAGCACTGTCATGGTAGTGGGGTCCATTGCGGATTACTGCGCCATAGCAAACTCCGAATACCTACAAGTGCAAGCACGGGAGACAGACATCGGGTGCTAACGTCCGGTGTCAAGAGGGAAACAACCCAGACCGCCAGCTAAGGTCCCTAATATATGCTAAGTGGGAAACGAAGTGGGAAGGCTAAAACAGTCAGGAGGTTGGCTTAGAAGCAGCCATCCTTTAAAGAAAGCGTAATAGCTCACTGATCGAGTCGTCCTGCGCGGAAGATGTAACGGGGCTAAGCATATAACCGAAGCTGCGGATCACAGTAATGTGATGGTAGGAGAGCGTTCTGTAAGCCTGTGAAGGTGTCTTGTAAAGGATGCTGGAGGTATCAGAAGTGCGAATGCTGACATGAGTAGCGATAAAGGGGGTGAAAAGCCCCCTCGCCGTAAGCCCAAGGTTTCCTGTTCAACGTTCATCGGAACAGGGTGAGTCGGCCCCTAAGGCGAGGCAGAGATGCGTAGCTGATGGGAACAAGGTTAATATTCCTTGACCATTGTTAGATGCGATGGGGGGACGGATCGCGGAAAGTTGTCCGGGTGTTGGAAGTCCCGGTTCTTGCGTTGGAGATGGCTATTAGGTAAATCCGGTAGCGTAATTCAAGGGCGTGAGACGAGCGAATTTATTCGCGAAGCAATTGGAAGTGGTTCCAAGAAAAGCCTCTAAGCTTCAGTCTAACAAGACCGTACCGCAAACCGACACAGGTGGGCGAGATGAGTATTCTAAGGCGCTTGAGAGAACTCAGGAGAAGGAACTCGGCAAATTTGTACCGTAACTTCGGGATAAGGTACGCCCTGGTAGTTTGACCCTGTACAAGGGGAGGACGAAAGGGTTGCAATAAAAAGGTGGCTGCGACTGTTTAATAAAAACACAGCACTCTGCAAACACGAAAGTGGACGTATAGGGTGTGACGCCTGCCCGGTGCTGGAAGATTAAATGATGGGGTGCAAGCTCTTGATTGAAGTCCCAGTAAACGGCGGCCGTAACTATAACGGTCCTAAGGTAGCGAAATTCCTTGTCGGGTAAGTTCCGACCTGCACGAATGGCGTAACGATGGCCACACTGTCTCCTCCTGAGACTCAGCGAAGTTGAAATGTTTGTGATGATGCAATCTACCCGTGGCTAGACGGAAAGACCCCATGAACCTTTACTGTAGCTTTGCATTGGACTTTGAACCGGTCTGTGTAGGATAGGTGGGAGGCGTTGAAAGCGGGATGCTAGTTCCGCTGGAGCCAACCTTGAAATACCACCCTGGTTTGTTTGAGGTTCTAACCTTGGCCCATTATCTGGGTCGGGAACAGTGCATGGTAGGCAGTTTGACTGGGGCGGTCTCCTCCCAAAGTGTAACGGAGGAGTACGAAGGTACGCTTGGTACGGTCGGACATCGTACCTAAAGTGCAATGGCAAAAGCGTGCTTAACTGCGAGACCGACAAGTCGAGCAGGTGCGAAAGCAGGTCATAGTGATCCGGTGGTTCTGTATGGAAGGGCCATCGCTCAACGGATAAAAGGTACTCTGGGGATAACAGGCTGATACCGCCCAAGAGTTCATATCGACGGCGGTGTTTGGCACCTCGATGTCGGCTCATCTCATCCTGGGGCTGTAGCCGGTCCCAAGGGTATGGCTGTTCGCCATTTAAAGAGGTACGTGAGCTGGGTTTAAAACGTCGTGAGACAGTTTGGTCCCTATCTGCCATGGGCGTTGGAGATTTGACGGGGGCTGCTCCTAGTACGAGAGGACCGGAGTGGACGTACCGCTGGTGTACCTGTTGTTTCGCCAGAAGCATCGCAGGGTAGCTATGTACGGAAGAGATAACCGCTGAAAGCATCTAAGCGGGAAACTTGCCTGAAGATGAGATCTCCCGTAGGTTTAACCTACATAAAGGGTCGTTGAAGACCACAACGTTGATAGGTCAGGTGTGGAAGCGCAGTAATGCGTTAAGCTAACTGATACTAATTGCCCGTTAGGCTTGATCCTATAACCAGCACTATTGTGTTGGATGTTTGCCAGATTTAATCTGCATCCTTATTACATGC from Polynucleobacter sp. AP-Jannik-300A-C4 encodes the following:
- a CDS encoding fatty acid desaturase, giving the protein MSNHINPALSEPSMANPLAPDLPLPHRKVIRSWLIPMAEGQTAKAIALLVLDAALWLGCIAGTIFVESILIKIILGLVAGFVTGRIFILGHDACHQSYTPHRELNKVLGRIAFLPSLTPYSLWDVGHNVVHHGQTNLKGFDFVWAPLSKAEFDALPAWRKALERLYRSGWGPVFYYLIEIWWRREYFPNAKNKPGDRPIFLKDNLLVTGFAIVWIACLIAGALATGQSVWLGLITGFAIPFLFWNGMIGFVVYVHHTHPKVSWYDKKSEWLRAQPFVSTTVHLTFNWVWGSLMHHIMEHTAHHVDMSVPLYRLQEAQNTLETILPERIFVQKFSWAWYFDTARKCKLYDFENKAWLDFDGNKTADSVRVVLSPAPAGQNG
- a CDS encoding cytochrome c5 family protein, which produces MSEAHGNLIKSPKQLIIMVFASFFVPLIIILLLMVFVNNGKRTDAEASAEVLIKPVAKLNFKDASKPRELQTGEQVYKAVCASCHASGAAGAPKFGDTAAWSARLGKGYDGLLTSVVKGKGAMPARGGASPADISDYELGRAVAYLANSAGGTLPEPKAPNPPAAK
- a CDS encoding c-type cytochrome, producing MKFFLLATLLSIFSASATADDAKAFALAKQSACLGCHAKDKKIVGPSFQAIAKKYANDPGATVFLKNKIIKGGSGSWGVVPMPANAKLSDADVSLLTGWILRGAPSAN
- a CDS encoding phosphoheptose isomerase; this encodes MDKDTLERLRARASQHFLDSIAVKQEAEKILPEQIARGIVAMTDCLRAGGKVMACGNGGSAADAQHFAAELIGRFERERQELAAIALTTDTSILTAVGNDYSYDEIFSKQVRGLGKKSDILIGISTSGNSKNVVKAIEAAKKMGIKIIALTGNGGGKIASLLDADDIHLCAPSTRTARIQETHLVLLHALCDGVDHLLLD
- a CDS encoding BON domain-containing protein, with the translated sequence MRNTPTIKLFAALLIASFLSGCGVLAVGGVVAGASVMADRRTPAVQAIDKGIELEAGNALSKRYGDDAHINVTSFNQKVLLTGEVKDADIKGQAGAYVKAMKNARSVFNELIIGPNSSYTARANDTFLESKIKTQMIFTDKLPSNSMAIVAEGSSVYLMGILTQNEAAIAKKVASNADGVKDVYAYFDIISEAEKVRLEKQGKADESQPNSAPKQ
- a CDS encoding GNAT family N-acetyltransferase — protein: MHHKLATNHLPSKPYTAGSVVPVRELHAGHKCEILRHLLLLSEEDRRLRFGTQTPDEVIHHYVDGLDFNRDTVFGSFDSGLNLIGMAHLAYLPKIKDQPRAAEFGVSVLSTGRGKGIGTALLARASVHSRNTRIETLFVHCLANNRAMMHLAQKAGMRVEYAYGDADAYLKLPPANPGTIVEEAANEQWADFDYALKENFKRSNDAWSWFLGKPLVRPT
- the rsmI gene encoding 16S rRNA (cytidine(1402)-2'-O)-methyltransferase, with product MELSSFDFLKQQDLPAGALYMVATPIGNLGDITLRALHVLNSVDGIACEDTRHSAPLLQHFGIHKKCVALHEHNEIAGAQNIIEHLSQNERWAYVSDAGTPGVSDPGARLVNAVQKAGFRIIPIPGASAVSSAISASGSVMLPSEGRFQFLGFWPNKAKERSTFIKDIRSNSKASIFFESPHQIRETLMMINKELEPERQILVGRELTKKFEQLVSLTAADVPAWLDKAESLKGEFIVLVAGRQANADEAPEHSTLLVWANALSPYLGSKEIAAVLAQTLGLSKKDAYQVALDAKGQADGQ